The stretch of DNA AGTATATAGTGGAAATCACGCCTGAGCAGGCTGGAGAGTATGGTTTCTCTTGTGGCATGAATATGATGCACGGCAAGATGATTGTAGAGTAGGAGGAGACTATGACTGAAATTGTAAAAGCAAGTCTTGAAAATGGTGTTCAAAAAATCCGTATCACGGCAGACAAAGGCTACCATCCAGCCCATATCCAGCTTCAAAAAGGAATTCCAGCTGAGATTACCTTTCATCGTGCAACTCCTTCAAACTGTTATAAGGAAATTCTGTTTGAAGAAGAAGGCATCTTAGAACCAATCGGAGTAGATGAGGAGAAAGTCATTCGTTTTACACCTCAAGAATTGGGTCAACATGAATTTTCTTGTGGCATGAAGATGCAAAAGGGGAGTTATACCGTAGTTGAGAAGACCCGAAAATCTCTATCACTTTTACAGCGTTTTTGGATTACTAGTATCTTTACTGTGCCTCTTGTGATTCTCATGATTGGAATGTCGACAGGAGGAATTAGTCACCAAGTCATGCGTTGGGGCACCTTTTTAGCCACAACACCGATTATGCTAGTAGCAGGTGGTCCTTATATCCAAAGTGCTTGGGCTAGTTTTAAAAAGCACAATGCCAACATGGATACCTTGGTTGCTCTGGGAACCCTAGTGGCCTATTTCTATAGCTTAGTTGCCCTCTTCGCTGGCCTCCCCGTTTACTTTGAAAGTGCTGCATTTATCTTCTTCTTCGTTCTTATGGGAGCCGTTTTTGAGGAGAAAATGCGGAAAAATACTTCCCAAGCTGTGGAGAAATTACTTGACTTGCAGGCTAAAACTGCAGAAGTCTTGCGTGAGGATAACTATGTTCAAGTCCCTTTGGAGCAAGTCAAGGTAGGTGACCTGATTCGAGTGCGTCCCGGTGAAAAGATTGCGGTTGATGGTGTCGTAGTAGAAGGTATCTCTAGTATTGATGAGTCTATGGTGACAGGTGAGAGTCTGCCTGTGGACAAGACAGTTGGAGATACCGTCATTGGTTCAACCATCAATAATAGTGGAACACTTGTTTTTAGAGCAGAAAAAGTTGGTTCAGAGACTGTTTTGGCTCAGATTGTGGATTTTGTGAAGAAAGCTCAAACCAGTCGTGCGCCGATTCAGGACTTGACGGATAAAATTTCAGGGATTTTTGTACCAGCAGTTGTCATTTTAGGGATTGTGACCTTTTGGGTTTGGTTCGTCTTGCTCAGGGATAGTGTAGTTGTGCTTGGAGCGAGCTTTGTGTCTTCGCTTCTCTATGGAGTAGCAGTTCTGATTATTGCCTGCCCTTGTGCCTTGGGACTTGCAACACCGACAGCCCTTATGGTGGGGACAGGTCGCAGTGCCAAGATGGGAGTTCTCCTCAAAAATGGAACGGTTCTACAGGAAATCCAGAAAGTCCAAACTATCGTCTTTGATAAGACCGGGACTTTGACGGAAGGGAAACCTGTGGTCACAGATATCATCGGCAACGAAGTAGAAGTGCTTGGATTGGCAGCTTCCTTGGAAGAAGCTTCTCAACACCCACTGGCTGAAGCCGTTGTGAAACGAGCGAGTGAAGCTGGACTTGAGTTTCACACTGTTGAAAATTTCCAAGCCTTGCACGGAAAAGGTGTCTCAGGGCAAATCAATGGGAAACAAGTTTTGCTTGGAAATGCTAAAATGCTGGATGGCATGAACATTTCTAGCACTTATCAAGAAAAACTAGAAGAACTGGAAAAAGAAGCGAAGACAGTTGTGTTCTTGGCTGTTGAGAATGAAATCAAAGGCTTGCTTGCTCTGCAAGATATTCCTAAGGAAAATGCTAAGCTTGCCATCAGTCAGTTGAAAAAACGAGGTCTTAAAACAGTCATGCTGACAGGAGACAATGCTGGTGTGGCGCGTGCCATTGCCGATCAAATCGGAATCGAAGAGGTCATTGCAGGTGTCTTGCCAGAAGAAAAAGCTCATGAAATCCATAAACTACAAGCGGCTGGCAAAGTAGCCTTTGTTGGGGACGGTATCAATGACGCTCCTGCCCTTAGTGTAGCAGATGTGGGGATTGCTATGGGAGCTGGAACGGATATTGCCATCGAGTCAGCAGATTTGGTGTTGACAACTAATAACCTCCTAGGAGTGGTTCGTG from Streptococcus mitis encodes:
- a CDS encoding heavy metal translocating P-type ATPase, with the protein product MTEIVKASLENGVQKIRITADKGYHPAHIQLQKGIPAEITFHRATPSNCYKEILFEEEGILEPIGVDEEKVIRFTPQELGQHEFSCGMKMQKGSYTVVEKTRKSLSLLQRFWITSIFTVPLVILMIGMSTGGISHQVMRWGTFLATTPIMLVAGGPYIQSAWASFKKHNANMDTLVALGTLVAYFYSLVALFAGLPVYFESAAFIFFFVLMGAVFEEKMRKNTSQAVEKLLDLQAKTAEVLREDNYVQVPLEQVKVGDLIRVRPGEKIAVDGVVVEGISSIDESMVTGESLPVDKTVGDTVIGSTINNSGTLVFRAEKVGSETVLAQIVDFVKKAQTSRAPIQDLTDKISGIFVPAVVILGIVTFWVWFVLLRDSVVVLGASFVSSLLYGVAVLIIACPCALGLATPTALMVGTGRSAKMGVLLKNGTVLQEIQKVQTIVFDKTGTLTEGKPVVTDIIGNEVEVLGLAASLEEASQHPLAEAVVKRASEAGLEFHTVENFQALHGKGVSGQINGKQVLLGNAKMLDGMNISSTYQEKLEELEKEAKTVVFLAVENEIKGLLALQDIPKENAKLAISQLKKRGLKTVMLTGDNAGVARAIADQIGIEEVIAGVLPEEKAHEIHKLQAAGKVAFVGDGINDAPALSVADVGIAMGAGTDIAIESADLVLTTNNLLGVVRAFDMSKKTFHRILLNLFWAFIYNVAGIPIAAGVFSGVGLALNPELAGLAMAFSSVSVLTSSLLLNFSKID